AGTTATTGTTGTTTGAAGGAACGAAGCCTTTGTAGCATTTTGTCTCAATTGCGATAGTCTTTGCTCTTTGGCCTCTCAGCTGAAAACcaggaaaataattaaaaaaaaaaaacgaaatccagtttttatttttattttttaaaattcagagGGAAAGTTCGGAACATGAAACGGTGCGTTTTTAGGTATGAGTTGTGCTGCCTATAAAAGCAAGGAACGGCGCGTTTTGTGGTTAATTTgagatttttcattttttttgtgtgtgtgtgtggaaTGGACGCACTTGGGGGTGGGCATTGCGGGTTATGGAACTGGAACCCGTTATCGAGGAAACCGAGGCCGTCTCAAGGGCGTCGTATTCGGTCCAATTCCGGTTCAACCGGCGGCCAGGGTTACAGGTTTCCGTTGAAACAGGCGGTCACCGCTGCCTCCCTTTCCCTCGCCGGCGACACAATCGCACAGATTAGAGACCGTTGGTGCAAAGCAAAGGCTGTTAATAAGCACAGCAATGACCCTCAGGTAAGTAAGTAGAAtcattttcattcattttattttaagcaACTCTTGTTTTCTtccatttaaatttatttatttttttccactTTCTTCATTGAGCTGAGTTTTTTATTTCTAGAAATTAGTCTTAGTCGCGGGTTTATTGAACATGTAGAACCGGACCAAGTTCTAAATactagagtttttttttttcttttaattaactcgTTGTTTTgaattactttattttattatcagattttaaaattattaccaTTGTTATTGTATGAATTTGAACGGGGATATCTTGTGCTTTGGCTATAAATAGTTTTCTGGATTGCTCTGTATAATGCATCGTATAAAATAGAATTCTCTTTGGATCTTTTTTTCCCCctgatttttattgttcttatgGTTATTTTTGCACAATGattaatatttacaaaataaatgaatactattataatttatatttaggAGCAACACTAGTTTTATGGTTGGAAACTTATTATATAAGTTGATTATAACATCTTTGCACACGTCATGGTTAATACACTGTTTAATTAATGTCATCAAATTCACAATGGGGCTTTATAGATCTCTGATCTTCAAACCTACTAAAACATCAAATTCACATAAGTAGTCTCATGTTTTGAATGAATATAATACAAAGatgaaatttgaaatatatttttaaatcaattactaTATCTGGAAATAATGTTTGgaattgaaaatgatttgatttacttcatataaaatttaaaactattgatttacttaatataaaatttaaaacaaaatcttattgatttttgttgaatttcaaAGCTAAAGCTATTCAATCCATTGGGATTTAtcaattatttgtttttaattttctttttagaaagagttttaaaatcaaatctgcTCCCTCTTTAATTCATTCCAAACACTGCAGTAGATACCATTGTAATCCCATTGTAGAATGCATTTTCTTTGAGATGTTATGTTTGCCTTCtcaaagaaagataaatggTTAGAGATAATTTTGGATTGGCTATTTTGTTAGTTAACAAAAGTGTTTCCTCATAGGATGCGTTGAGCCAAATTTCAGACCATGATTGGCTACGAGCTCTGCGAATGACGTCTTATGGATTCCTTTTATATGGCCCTGGTTCTTATGCTTGGTACCAATGGCTTGACCGCTTTTTGCCGAAACCATCGATTCAGAACATTGTGTTAAAGGTAGTGCTATGTGCTTCACTATGAGTTAAGCATCCTGCTAAATAGTAACTCTAGTGAAAAgtagatattttttaatgtcTTGATTCCTCGAAATCTTTAAAATCACTAAACTCTTTCTTTGTTGGTAGTTAGGTGGATGTTTAGGAATATTGAGAAATTATAGAGTGCTAATGTAGCACATGCAATGTATAAATTGACATTTGAGCTAAATAATATGAGCAGTTGAGTATAGTTCACCTGAGTGCTTTGGGAGCACATAATAATTTCGAAAGGTATCTTTTAGGAAGATAAATCAATTTTCACTtcgtttattatttttatttaatttaatttatagaaGCAAGCAACATTTGTTAAGGATACTTTCTAATTCTCTGTATTTTTACTCTGCCTTTTTGCAGGTTTTACTAAACCAGATTATATTAGGTCCATGTGTCATTGCTGTTGTTTTTGCCTGGAATAATTTATGGCTAGGGAAGGCCAAAGAGCTTCCACAAAAATACCAAAGAGATGCTCTTCCAACATTACTTTATGGTACAAACCTCATCAACTGGTTGTTACTCCCTTTGTTTACTTAGATCtgtcaaaaaacaataaaaaaacctCTTAAGAAAAGTGTTGTATTAATCTTGCTTATATAATAACATCATAAATGGTTCCTATTAAAACAAACTTattcaattaatataattagtatCACAGTTAACACTACTTTGtgggaagaaaagaattgaTAGTTTAATACTTCTATGATCTTAGAAATTTACAGATATTCTGAAAgtataaaatgtttaaaatttgaCAGATATATTGAAACGAAGTGAGTATTTATGATCACTTGACTTGCCAATGCTTCTGTATTTGATATCTATTGATGTGAGCCTTTATGTCTAATTGGTTTCCACAGGATTTAGATTCTGGATCCCTGTCAGTGCATTAAATTTCTGGTGCGCATATTATTTCAACTTTgtctttcatttattttatgtatgtgtttttcttcttttgcaaTCTTCTACTTGTGAATGCAAATAGCTTTGGTTTAGAAACCACGTTCAGTGAGCTGTGTGGCTTCGGTATTCTTACAtcttaatttgaaaaataataatgtaaaGGAGAAACTTGCTAAGTTGCTCTAGGAAAATTTTTAAACCTATTCAATTTACAAAATACCTTCATAGAACAATGAATTTTCATTTTCACCTATCAAGTAACAAATTCCCAAGTTCCCCTTCCTGTTCTAGGAAATGATTATGGAAGCATCTTTTCTATGACGTGATAAGAAGCTTAATACTTCTTGATACCATAATGAAGAATTATGGGAAATTATTGTTAGATGGATTTCGTAATTTAGTTTTGAATCTTACTCTTACAGAATAGAACTTCCCAGATGTTATAGTGTAAGGTTCAATAATCATTTCACTTGTAAGTATATTCTTGACTCTGAAAATATAGCAAATATTGGCTTAAAAGAGGCACAAGAGAAGATTTAACAAGGGAAAAACAGatttattatcataaaatattGATTATAATTCCATGGATTCATAGGATTTAAGATATTTTATGGTTAAGTGAGTGTACATTTTCAcagtaaattatatgtaaaatcTATAGTTATTgtgctttcttttttaattttttattgaatgttttgtcattttagttagttatgtTTTGGTATGACATGGTGCTCAGGATGACcttaacaataaaatttttctgCCACCAAGTTGAATATTGTAGTGGTTGCCTTGTATAATGTATTGTTAGCCAACATGATAGTTTATATTATGTTTTGAATCCTTGTTATTTAATG
The genomic region above belongs to Arachis duranensis cultivar V14167 chromosome 3, aradu.V14167.gnm2.J7QH, whole genome shotgun sequence and contains:
- the LOC107478097 gene encoding uncharacterized protein LOC107478097 — protein: MDALGGGHCGLWNWNPLSRKPRPSQGRRIRSNSGSTGGQGYRFPLKQAVTAASLSLAGDTIAQIRDRWCKAKAVNKHSNDPQDALSQISDHDWLRALRMTSYGFLLYGPGSYAWYQWLDRFLPKPSIQNIVLKVLLNQIILGPCVIAVVFAWNNLWLGKAKELPQKYQRDALPTLLYGFRFWIPVSALNFWVVPLQARVAFMSMGSIFWNFYLSSTMTK